One part of the candidate division KSB1 bacterium genome encodes these proteins:
- a CDS encoding fumarate reductase subunit C, whose product MANNPNYTKYHPKWYRKRIPIFWWMQKWAYTKFILRELTSLAVAFYVVVLLLQIRALAQGPEAYANFLTWLKTPVSIVLHGVALLFVLFHSITWFNLAPKALVFRLGKKRIPDALIAGSNYAAWVVFSAAIMWMILTI is encoded by the coding sequence ATGGCTAACAATCCCAATTACACTAAATACCACCCCAAGTGGTACCGAAAGCGCATTCCCATTTTCTGGTGGATGCAGAAATGGGCCTACACCAAATTTATTCTGAGGGAGCTGACGAGTTTAGCCGTGGCGTTTTATGTAGTTGTTTTGCTGTTACAAATTCGCGCTTTGGCGCAAGGGCCGGAGGCTTATGCGAATTTCCTAACCTGGCTTAAAACTCCGGTTTCAATCGTTTTGCATGGTGTTGCTCTTTTGTTTGTGCTTTTCCACAGTATCACCTGGTTCAATCTCGCACCGAAAGCTTTGGTCTTTCGCCTCGGGAAAAAACGTATCCCGGATGCGCTGATCGCTGGCTCAAACTATGCCGCCTGGGTGGTTTTTTCCGCGGCGATTATGTGGATGATACTGACAATTTAA
- a CDS encoding fumarate reductase subunit D, with product MKKNIDPFWWGLFGAGGAISAISIPVLLFLTGLAIPLGWIEPPAYEDLLTLVKHPLTRLFLFALISLSLLHWAHRFRFTLYDGLQVKHLNELIAVLCYGSAILGTFVTGFILWSF from the coding sequence ATGAAAAAGAACATTGATCCTTTTTGGTGGGGGTTGTTTGGCGCCGGGGGGGCAATCTCTGCAATCTCTATACCTGTGCTGCTTTTTTTGACTGGTCTCGCGATACCCCTTGGCTGGATCGAGCCGCCTGCCTACGAAGACTTATTGACTCTGGTAAAACATCCGCTGACACGTCTATTCCTCTTTGCTCTTATTTCTCTCTCTCTTCTGCACTGGGCGCATCGATTCCGGTTCACACTTTACGATGGCTTACAAGTCAAACATTTAAATGAACTGATTGCGGTTCTTTGTTATGGCAGCGCGATTCTTGGCACATTTGTAACTGGGTTTATTTTATGGAGTTTCTAA
- a CDS encoding succinate dehydrogenase/fumarate reductase iron-sulfur subunit: MPTNITLEVSRYRPEEEAEPVFQSYEVPFRKDWVILDAINYIKDNIDGTLSYRWSCRMGVCGSCGMMVNGTPVLTCATFLEKYLPGPIRVEPLDNFPVVRDLVIEMTDFMEKLKRVQPWIVREEEKPLSEGEYLQTPVELEDYKQFSMCINCMLCYSACPVYGLEPTFIGPAAIAIAQRYNLDNRDQGNQQRLEILSEDDGIFECTLVGECSAVCPKDVDPAGAIQRFKVAGTANWWKSLLMPWGAK, encoded by the coding sequence ATGCCAACAAACATCACACTAGAAGTTTCACGCTATCGCCCGGAAGAAGAAGCAGAGCCGGTTTTCCAAAGCTACGAAGTGCCGTTTCGCAAAGATTGGGTCATCCTCGATGCGATAAATTACATCAAAGACAATATCGACGGCACCTTGTCGTACCGCTGGTCTTGCCGCATGGGCGTTTGCGGCAGTTGCGGCATGATGGTCAACGGCACCCCGGTGCTGACTTGCGCGACTTTCCTGGAAAAATATTTGCCGGGGCCCATCCGGGTTGAGCCTCTGGACAATTTTCCCGTGGTTCGGGATCTGGTCATCGAGATGACCGATTTTATGGAGAAATTAAAACGGGTACAGCCCTGGATCGTGCGCGAGGAAGAGAAGCCGTTGTCTGAGGGGGAGTACTTGCAGACTCCTGTCGAGCTTGAGGACTACAAGCAATTCAGCATGTGCATCAATTGTATGTTATGTTACTCAGCCTGTCCGGTCTACGGCCTGGAACCGACTTTCATTGGCCCGGCGGCCATAGCCATTGCGCAGCGCTACAATTTAGACAACCGGGATCAAGGAAACCAGCAGAGACTTGAGATACTATCCGAGGACGATGGCATTTTCGAGTGCACCTTAGTGGGAGAATGCTCCGCAGTGTGCCCGAAAGACGTCGATCCGGCCGGTGCGATTCAGCGCTTCAAAGTGGCTGGGACCGCGAACTGGTGGAAGTCTTTGTTGATGCCGTGGGGAGCTAAATAG